Proteins encoded within one genomic window of Ammonifex degensii KC4:
- a CDS encoding hydrogenase iron-sulfur subunit encodes MEQSFEPKIIGFLCNWCSYAGADLAGVSRLQYPPNIRIIRVMCSGRVDPSFVLKALKEGADGVLIAGCHPGDCHYESGNYKAMRRYLYLKKLLKEFGVEDERVRLEWISAAEGARFAQVVTEFTETIRRLGPSKFKEKAASVGKGA; translated from the coding sequence ATGGAGCAGAGCTTTGAGCCTAAGATTATTGGTTTCCTCTGCAACTGGTGTAGCTATGCCGGCGCGGATCTGGCCGGCGTCTCCCGCCTGCAATATCCTCCCAACATACGCATCATCCGCGTCATGTGTTCCGGTCGTGTCGATCCTTCCTTCGTGCTGAAGGCCCTGAAAGAAGGGGCGGACGGAGTTCTCATCGCTGGTTGCCACCCTGGTGACTGTCACTACGAGAGCGGCAACTACAAGGCCATGCGCCGCTACCTCTACCTGAAGAAGCTGCTCAAGGAGTTCGGCGTGGAAGACGAGCGGGTGCGGCTGGAGTGGATCTCGGCAGCAGAAGGGGCCCGATTTGCCCAGGTGGTTACCGAGTTCACCGAGACCATCCGGCGTCTGGGTCCTTCCAAGTTCAAAGAGAAAGCAGCTTCAGTAGGGAAGGGGGCGTAG
- a CDS encoding tetratricopeptide repeat protein, producing MAAVAWWGILALLFLAPYFRGLFFPPEQERALVVAAVCLLLVYLERWLKGKARFLEHPLDLAILAFLFVYLVSLPVAVNKGLALNEVVKNALYFAIFWSVARLVGTVDKAEKLLFAFWLSGVGVALAGLGTATGIIFIRDGFLNGRIYSSFQYPNALASFLLALLLVGTYLWYWSWKEGPRWRGFPYSSYSLALGNFLLATVFWGTKSNGGVLTLLVIAPLLLWRLPKEARLSWGLHLLQANFWGLISGLVFTCLALAGSYDAAWGVTFLGLIFSLGCQWLVDYGNYRGWPNPLARIPSLFWWVGLSVVLLVPLIVVLSHPRLERVHLWNLLHARNAIERLYFYRDALEMMATRPWLGWGGGGWQEAYRHFQHYLYNSTQVHSYYLQVGVETGVLGLLVLLAIWVLFLRSAHRLYHTASDPRQRLFIWLTTVAALAIGIHAAVDFNLSLSALALLLFSLFGVVTGLELSARHPQEEGKKARRAKAQLVRPSPAPLVLVSFFALALAALGTSLAVAGNAAWAATQALQQHNLSEARALALKAQAYNPLNADYRALLVQIYLMEQNPQAAVKEAQEVVRLSRYSEASYALLANALKQAGRYREAVEAAEKAVRHAPFRIQDYELLADTAFYGGYMELANGKKDEARFFFTKVVEVPQLIEKRMATVTPQEKRLWVVAPYLAPTPSIKVAVGGAYYFLGQGEEAQKYLTSVLPELKEDKDKMLKAQALLWLALVAEKSGDAKAAQRYAEEGKKLAPGFDQWLEQTRKLPVLR from the coding sequence ATGGCGGCGGTAGCCTGGTGGGGTATTTTGGCTCTTCTCTTTCTTGCGCCATATTTCCGGGGGCTTTTCTTCCCGCCGGAACAGGAAAGGGCTCTGGTGGTGGCGGCGGTGTGTCTTCTCCTTGTCTATCTGGAGCGCTGGCTCAAAGGAAAAGCTCGCTTCCTGGAACATCCGCTAGACCTGGCCATTCTGGCCTTTTTATTTGTCTACTTGGTTAGCTTACCAGTAGCAGTGAACAAGGGACTGGCACTTAACGAGGTGGTGAAAAACGCCCTTTACTTCGCTATTTTCTGGTCGGTGGCCCGTTTGGTGGGCACAGTAGACAAGGCGGAGAAGCTTTTGTTCGCCTTTTGGCTTTCGGGGGTAGGGGTGGCGCTGGCGGGCCTGGGTACGGCCACCGGGATAATCTTCATCCGCGACGGCTTCCTTAACGGACGCATTTACTCTTCCTTCCAGTACCCCAACGCGCTGGCCAGTTTCCTTCTGGCCCTTTTACTCGTAGGGACCTACCTCTGGTACTGGTCCTGGAAGGAGGGGCCGCGCTGGCGGGGTTTCCCTTATTCTTCTTACTCCTTGGCCCTGGGGAACTTCCTGTTGGCCACTGTCTTCTGGGGAACCAAGTCCAACGGTGGGGTTCTCACCCTGCTAGTCATAGCTCCGCTTCTCCTCTGGCGTCTCCCTAAAGAGGCACGGCTTTCCTGGGGCTTGCACCTTCTGCAGGCCAACTTCTGGGGACTCATCTCCGGTCTCGTTTTCACCTGCCTGGCTTTAGCTGGCAGTTACGATGCGGCCTGGGGAGTCACCTTTTTGGGCCTTATCTTCTCTTTAGGCTGTCAGTGGCTTGTTGACTACGGAAATTACCGGGGCTGGCCTAATCCCTTGGCACGAATACCCTCGCTTTTCTGGTGGGTGGGCTTAAGCGTTGTTCTGCTTGTTCCTTTGATAGTGGTTCTTTCCCATCCTCGCCTTGAGCGGGTGCACCTTTGGAATCTCCTGCACGCCCGGAACGCCATCGAGCGTCTTTACTTTTATCGCGACGCTCTGGAAATGATGGCAACCCGCCCCTGGCTGGGCTGGGGAGGGGGAGGCTGGCAGGAAGCTTACCGCCATTTCCAGCACTATCTTTACAACTCCACCCAGGTGCACAGCTACTACCTGCAGGTAGGGGTAGAGACGGGGGTGCTGGGCCTTTTAGTACTCCTGGCCATCTGGGTACTTTTTCTCCGGTCTGCCCACCGTCTCTACCACACTGCCTCCGATCCCCGGCAGCGGCTCTTCATCTGGCTTACTACTGTGGCGGCCCTGGCCATAGGGATTCACGCTGCCGTGGACTTCAACCTTTCCCTTTCCGCTCTAGCCCTTCTGCTCTTCTCCCTCTTTGGCGTGGTCACGGGGTTGGAGCTTTCTGCCCGCCATCCCCAGGAAGAGGGGAAGAAGGCTCGGCGGGCTAAGGCGCAGCTTGTTCGCCCCTCGCCGGCTCCTCTGGTTCTGGTTTCTTTCTTCGCCTTGGCGCTAGCGGCCCTGGGTACCTCTTTAGCGGTGGCCGGCAATGCGGCCTGGGCCGCGACTCAAGCCTTGCAGCAGCATAACTTGAGCGAGGCCCGGGCGCTGGCTCTCAAAGCCCAGGCTTATAACCCCTTGAATGCAGACTACCGGGCCCTGCTGGTGCAGATTTATCTCATGGAGCAAAACCCGCAGGCGGCCGTAAAAGAGGCGCAAGAGGTGGTGAGGCTCAGCCGTTACAGCGAGGCCAGCTACGCCCTCTTGGCCAACGCCTTAAAACAGGCCGGCCGTTACCGGGAAGCGGTGGAGGCGGCCGAGAAGGCGGTGAGGCACGCCCCCTTCCGCATTCAGGACTATGAACTTTTAGCCGACACCGCCTTCTACGGCGGCTACATGGAGCTTGCCAACGGCAAAAAGGACGAGGCTCGCTTCTTCTTCACCAAAGTGGTAGAAGTGCCTCAACTGATCGAGAAGCGCATGGCCACGGTCACCCCACAGGAGAAGCGGCTGTGGGTGGTGGCTCCTTACCTTGCCCCTACCCCCTCCATCAAGGTGGCGGTAGGTGGCGCCTACTACTTCTTGGGGCAGGGAGAAGAGGCGCAGAAATACCTCACCTCCGTGCTACCGGAGTTGAAAGAAGACAAGGATAAAATGCTTAAGGCCCAGGCCCTGCTCTGGCTTGCCTTGGTGGCGGAAAAGTCGGGGGACGCTAAAGCTGCTCAGAGATACGCTGAGGAGGGCAAGAAGCTGGCGCCCGGTTTTGATCAGTGGCTGGAGCAGACCCGCAAGCTTCCGGTGTTGCGCTGA
- the fliY gene encoding flagellar motor switch phosphatase FliY, producing MKDEHFLSQEEIDALLKGFGASPDEGSGTAKENPELTEEEKDALGEIGNIAMGAAATALSEILGRRVTITSPHVQVTTKEELLKSFTVPYLIVSVPYTEGLEGLSLLVVKVEDASVIADLMMGGEGKRSPTLGEIEISAVAEAMNQMMGAAATSLADIYHRTVGIAPPQVRIFSKEGEAATNDLGVEDPIAVISFRMTIEDLLDTEIMRVLSVSTAKEEASLLWQGVYGEEEKREKPYSEKPSPAEEAAATAAPAVTPSSPAPPPLDVDRSRLELILDIPLKVSVVLGRTRRPIKEILGLGPGSILELDALADEPVEILVNGVLVARGEVVVVEENFGVRITSIVTPQERLRYLARPRKR from the coding sequence TTGAAAGATGAACATTTCTTGAGCCAGGAGGAAATCGATGCCCTCTTGAAGGGGTTCGGTGCTTCTCCGGACGAGGGCTCTGGAACTGCTAAGGAGAACCCCGAGCTTACCGAGGAAGAAAAGGACGCTTTAGGTGAGATAGGCAACATTGCCATGGGAGCAGCAGCCACGGCCCTTTCGGAGATTCTGGGCCGGCGGGTCACTATCACCAGCCCCCACGTGCAGGTGACCACCAAGGAAGAACTGCTCAAGAGCTTCACCGTGCCTTACCTAATCGTTTCGGTTCCCTACACCGAGGGGTTAGAAGGCCTCAGTCTTCTGGTGGTGAAGGTAGAAGACGCTTCGGTAATAGCCGACCTCATGATGGGGGGCGAGGGCAAGCGCTCTCCCACCCTGGGCGAGATAGAGATAAGCGCGGTGGCGGAGGCCATGAACCAGATGATGGGGGCGGCAGCCACCTCTCTGGCCGATATTTATCACCGCACGGTGGGCATCGCCCCGCCGCAGGTGCGCATTTTTTCTAAGGAAGGAGAAGCCGCGACCAACGATTTGGGGGTAGAAGACCCCATCGCCGTGATCTCCTTCCGGATGACGATAGAGGATTTACTCGATACCGAGATCATGCGGGTGCTGTCGGTGAGCACTGCCAAAGAAGAGGCTTCTCTCCTCTGGCAGGGGGTTTATGGCGAGGAAGAGAAAAGGGAGAAGCCTTATTCCGAAAAGCCTTCTCCCGCGGAGGAAGCGGCGGCTACTGCCGCCCCAGCCGTTACTCCTTCTTCTCCGGCTCCCCCTCCTCTGGACGTGGATCGCTCCCGCCTGGAGCTTATCTTGGACATTCCTCTCAAGGTCTCGGTGGTGCTGGGGCGCACGCGCCGTCCCATAAAGGAGATCCTGGGCTTGGGGCCGGGGAGTATCCTGGAGTTGGACGCCCTGGCCGACGAGCCGGTGGAAATACTGGTAAACGGAGTACTGGTGGCCCGCGGCGAGGTGGTGGTAGTGGAAGAGAATTTTGGCGTGCGCATCACCAGCATAGTCACCCCCCAGGAGCGCCTCCGCTACTTAGCTCGGCCCCGGAAGCGTTGA
- the fliM gene encoding flagellar motor switch protein FliM, with protein sequence MAEVLSQAEIDALLAALASGELPKVELPSEEKAVPKKYDFRRPNKFSKEQLRTLQLLHENWARILSGFLSGYLRTNISVTVSGVDQLTFDDFIRSLPAPTLLIIFTLEPLPGAAVMETNPSFLFPVIDLLFGGPGEMPEKIREFTEIEVSVGRKLAEKLLENLSFAWRDVFKVTPAVEGVETNPRLQQIISPSEVVAVITLTTSVGTESRGLINLCFPHMMLEPVLSQLSRFYHMRPSEPPDASATRNLRYWLEKVPVEVSVVVGETRLSVQEFLDLEVGDVLVLDRRFGEDLDVYVGKIKRYRAQPGLLGRHLAVQITGLAEGGEV encoded by the coding sequence ATGGCGGAGGTTCTGTCGCAGGCAGAGATCGACGCCCTGCTGGCTGCTTTGGCTTCGGGGGAGCTGCCGAAAGTAGAGCTGCCTTCCGAGGAAAAAGCGGTACCCAAAAAGTACGATTTCCGCCGCCCCAACAAGTTCTCCAAGGAGCAGCTGCGCACCCTGCAGCTCCTGCACGAGAACTGGGCCCGCATTCTCTCCGGCTTCCTTTCCGGCTACCTGCGCACCAACATCTCGGTGACGGTAAGCGGCGTCGACCAGCTAACTTTTGACGATTTCATCCGCTCTCTCCCTGCCCCCACGCTCCTGATAATTTTCACTCTGGAGCCCCTGCCGGGAGCGGCGGTCATGGAGACCAACCCCAGCTTTCTTTTCCCGGTCATCGACCTCCTCTTCGGTGGGCCGGGAGAGATGCCGGAGAAGATAAGAGAGTTTACAGAGATAGAGGTCTCAGTGGGGCGCAAGCTGGCCGAGAAGCTTCTGGAAAACCTCTCCTTTGCCTGGCGCGACGTCTTTAAGGTTACCCCGGCGGTGGAAGGGGTGGAGACCAACCCTCGGCTACAGCAGATCATCTCTCCCAGCGAAGTAGTGGCGGTGATCACCCTCACCACCTCCGTAGGGACCGAATCGCGGGGGCTTATAAACCTCTGCTTCCCCCACATGATGCTGGAGCCGGTCTTAAGCCAGCTCTCGCGCTTTTACCACATGCGTCCCTCCGAGCCTCCTGACGCTTCTGCCACCCGCAACCTCCGCTACTGGCTGGAGAAGGTGCCGGTGGAGGTCTCGGTTGTAGTAGGGGAAACGCGTCTTTCCGTCCAGGAGTTCCTGGACCTGGAGGTAGGTGATGTTCTGGTGCTCGACCGGCGCTTCGGCGAGGATCTCGACGTTTACGTGGGCAAAATCAAGCGTTACCGGGCCCAGCCCGGGCTTTTGGGCCGGCATCTGGCCGTGCAGATTACGGGCTTAGCAGAAGGGGGCGAAGTTTGA
- a CDS encoding response regulator → MGKRVLIVDDAAFMRMMIKNILTKHGYEVVGEAANGKEAVELYKQLKPDVVTMDITMPEMDGIEGVKAIRAIDPNAKIIMISAMGQQAMVMEAIQAGAKDFIVKPFQQERVLQALERVLARDD, encoded by the coding sequence ATGGGCAAAAGAGTTCTCATAGTAGACGACGCGGCCTTCATGCGGATGATGATTAAGAACATCCTCACCAAGCACGGGTACGAGGTAGTGGGGGAAGCAGCCAACGGCAAGGAAGCGGTAGAGCTTTACAAACAGCTCAAGCCCGACGTGGTTACCATGGACATAACCATGCCGGAGATGGACGGCATCGAGGGAGTGAAGGCCATAAGGGCCATAGACCCCAACGCCAAGATAATCATGATAAGCGCCATGGGACAGCAGGCCATGGTGATGGAGGCCATTCAGGCAGGGGCCAAAGATTTCATCGTGAAGCCTTTCCAGCAAGAAAGAGTCCTGCAGGCGCTGGAGAGGGTGCTGGCCCGCGACGACTAA
- a CDS encoding chemotaxis protein CheC codes for MEAYLGVLQEIGNIGVGNAATALAELIGTKVLISVPQATFVPLEGIFNVVGDAEEPVAGVLVRVGGEIRGTVLFAFSASSATELVRRLIGEEFPDPFSLTPEAASVLQEIGNILTGAFLTAISDFTGLTFVPDVPFYAYDMLGSIVSTSLVAGEVIADRVLLFETEFMLDSRAITAHFFLFLTPPSLATLLKSLGLAAENL; via the coding sequence TTGGAGGCCTACCTGGGAGTTTTGCAGGAAATAGGTAATATAGGCGTGGGTAACGCGGCCACCGCCCTGGCCGAGCTCATAGGGACCAAGGTGCTGATAAGCGTTCCCCAGGCCACTTTTGTCCCGCTGGAGGGGATCTTCAACGTGGTGGGAGACGCCGAAGAGCCGGTGGCCGGGGTGCTGGTACGCGTGGGCGGAGAGATCAGAGGGACGGTGCTCTTCGCCTTTTCCGCCTCCAGCGCAACGGAGCTGGTGAGGCGACTCATAGGGGAGGAGTTCCCCGACCCCTTCTCCTTGACTCCGGAGGCCGCTTCGGTCTTGCAGGAGATTGGCAATATCTTAACGGGGGCTTTTCTTACCGCCATAAGCGATTTCACCGGGCTTACTTTCGTGCCCGATGTGCCCTTTTACGCCTATGACATGCTGGGCTCCATAGTCTCCACCAGTTTGGTGGCAGGAGAAGTGATAGCGGATCGAGTACTCCTTTTCGAGACCGAGTTCATGCTTGACAGCAGGGCGATTACCGCCCACTTCTTCCTCTTCCTGACCCCTCCTTCCTTGGCCACGCTCCTTAAGTCCTTGGGCCTGGCGGCCGAGAACCTTTAA
- a CDS encoding CheR family methyltransferase codes for MDFYTFREKVREQLGFDLGSYKENQLRRRLEAFMLRQGIPSYEEYLERLKRDPRSFQELVAYLTISVTEFFRDPHLFKLLEDKVLPELLQERFLLKIWSAACANGAEPYSVVMILEDLTPGRRHRIEATDVNPRILAVAREGVYSADLLRHVDSRRLAKYFTPLDGRYAFRPEYRSRVFFRQHDLLRDSYGQEYDLILCRNVLIYFTKEAQDRVLMGFQRALRPGGYLFLGGSETILNYREMGFERRFPSIYQKVS; via the coding sequence GTGGATTTCTACACCTTTCGCGAAAAAGTCAGGGAGCAACTGGGATTTGATCTCGGCAGCTACAAGGAAAATCAGCTGAGAAGGCGCCTGGAAGCTTTCATGCTCCGCCAGGGGATTCCTTCCTACGAAGAGTACTTGGAAAGGCTCAAGCGCGACCCTAGAAGCTTCCAGGAACTGGTGGCTTATCTCACCATAAGCGTCACCGAGTTCTTTCGCGACCCGCATCTTTTCAAGTTGCTGGAGGATAAGGTGCTGCCGGAGCTTTTACAGGAGCGGTTTTTGCTCAAAATCTGGAGCGCGGCCTGTGCCAACGGGGCGGAGCCTTACTCGGTGGTGATGATTCTAGAAGACCTCACGCCGGGGAGGCGCCACCGCATAGAGGCCACCGACGTGAATCCCCGGATCCTGGCCGTGGCTCGCGAGGGGGTTTACTCCGCCGACCTGCTGCGCCACGTCGACTCCAGACGCCTAGCCAAGTACTTCACCCCGCTCGACGGGCGCTACGCCTTCCGGCCGGAGTACCGCTCCCGGGTGTTCTTCCGGCAGCACGACCTCTTGCGCGATTCCTACGGGCAAGAATACGATCTCATCCTGTGCCGCAACGTCCTCATCTATTTCACTAAGGAAGCGCAGGATCGGGTGCTTATGGGCTTCCAGCGCGCCCTGCGCCCGGGCGGCTACCTTTTCCTGGGAGGGAGCGAGACCATTCTCAACTACCGGGAGATGGGCTTTGAGCGGCGCTTTCCCTCCATCTACCAGAAAGTCAGTTAA
- a CDS encoding chemotaxis protein CheD, with the protein MASQELSAKSPKTEVYVGIADLKVGRAPLILITLGLGSCVGVTLYDPVKKIGGLLHVMLPRSSEFSRNSHPAKFADTGVPLLLAEVLKLGADKRVLEAKIAGGAQMFEGMVNIGERNVEAVKEALAALGIRLVAEDVGGSRGRTMILDTSTGKVIIKTLGSSPKEL; encoded by the coding sequence TTGGCTTCGCAAGAGCTTTCGGCCAAAAGTCCTAAAACAGAGGTTTATGTGGGCATTGCCGATCTCAAGGTAGGGCGTGCACCCCTCATCCTCATCACCCTGGGTCTAGGTTCCTGCGTAGGGGTGACCCTTTACGACCCGGTGAAAAAGATAGGGGGGCTTTTGCACGTCATGCTTCCCCGCTCAAGTGAGTTCAGCCGCAACTCCCACCCGGCCAAGTTCGCCGACACGGGAGTGCCGCTTCTGCTGGCCGAGGTCTTGAAGCTAGGGGCGGACAAGCGCGTGCTGGAGGCTAAGATAGCCGGAGGGGCGCAGATGTTCGAGGGGATGGTCAACATCGGCGAGCGCAACGTGGAGGCGGTAAAAGAGGCTTTGGCTGCTTTGGGCATACGGCTGGTGGCGGAGGACGTCGGAGGTAGCCGGGGAAGAACCATGATCCTGGATACCTCTACGGGCAAGGTGATCATCAAAACCCTAGGAAGTTCGCCGAAGGAGCTGTAA
- a CDS encoding flagellar hook-basal body protein: MIRGIYIAASGLNLQQALLDVTANNLANLSTPGFKQDRLTATTFAEVLLYRLEREGITAIGTTNYGTLPERSYTDFTQGALVETGNYRDVALVGEGFLVADTPQGIRYFRSGTLFVDREGYLTTATGDRVLGEGRRPIQVGEESFTILPDGTVEVAGRTVGRLLVVRIINPQQREGELPIWDSGILAKEGRNYYRLVGGSEAPAVGTLVRQGWLEAANVDLAGEMARLCTCLRAYQLASRALKTHDELLNRIINQTAKNA; this comes from the coding sequence ATGATAAGGGGCATCTACATAGCGGCTTCGGGGCTGAACCTGCAGCAGGCGCTGCTGGACGTGACGGCCAACAACCTAGCCAATCTTTCTACGCCCGGCTTTAAGCAAGACCGGCTGACGGCCACTACTTTCGCTGAGGTTCTGCTTTACCGCCTGGAGCGCGAGGGGATCACGGCCATCGGCACCACCAACTACGGCACTTTACCCGAAAGGTCTTACACCGACTTCACACAGGGAGCGCTGGTGGAAACAGGCAATTACCGGGACGTGGCCCTGGTCGGGGAGGGCTTCCTGGTGGCCGACACTCCCCAGGGAATACGCTACTTCCGCAGCGGTACCCTCTTCGTCGACCGGGAGGGGTACCTGACGACGGCCACCGGCGACCGGGTTCTGGGCGAGGGTAGGAGACCCATCCAGGTAGGAGAGGAGTCCTTCACCATCTTGCCTGACGGCACGGTGGAGGTAGCCGGAAGGACGGTCGGGCGCCTGCTGGTGGTGCGGATAATAAACCCTCAGCAGCGTGAAGGGGAGCTCCCAATCTGGGACAGCGGAATCCTAGCCAAGGAAGGAAGGAACTATTACCGGCTGGTGGGAGGGAGTGAAGCTCCGGCTGTCGGTACCCTGGTGCGGCAGGGCTGGCTGGAGGCGGCCAATGTGGACCTGGCCGGAGAGATGGCCCGGCTTTGCACCTGCCTCCGCGCTTATCAACTGGCCAGCCGGGCGCTTAAAACCCACGACGAACTTTTAAATCGCATAATAAACCAGACGGCCAAGAACGCGTAA
- a CDS encoding sigma-70 family RNA polymerase sigma factor produces MAIDQAWRAYKQRGNTTSKEELVRRYLPLVKYLVGRLAVRLPPWVSLEDIEGAGILGLLAAMERYDPSQGVEFESYARYRIWGAMLDEVRRWARFSRRTWQQMQAVLKVQERWEREKGCRPKVEDVAQELGWEPAQVDRLGRYFAAFNSFSLEEVRSAEGRSPWEEFLADPKGQDPLEELLEKEDLGRLAEAIGRLEERLQLILALYYQEGLTLREIGEVLGISESRVCQLHSRALTKLREILAEERGKEKS; encoded by the coding sequence TTGGCCATCGATCAGGCCTGGCGGGCCTACAAGCAGAGGGGGAACACTACGAGCAAGGAGGAGCTGGTAAGGCGCTACCTTCCCCTGGTGAAGTACCTGGTGGGCCGGCTGGCGGTGCGCCTCCCGCCCTGGGTCTCGCTGGAGGACATAGAGGGGGCGGGTATCCTGGGGTTGCTGGCCGCTATGGAGCGCTACGACCCCTCCCAGGGAGTGGAGTTCGAGTCCTACGCCCGCTACCGCATCTGGGGAGCTATGCTGGACGAGGTGCGGCGCTGGGCCCGCTTCTCCCGACGCACCTGGCAGCAGATGCAGGCGGTGCTCAAGGTGCAGGAGCGCTGGGAGCGGGAGAAGGGCTGCCGGCCTAAGGTAGAAGACGTGGCTCAGGAACTGGGCTGGGAGCCGGCGCAGGTGGACCGGCTGGGCCGTTACTTTGCCGCCTTCAACTCCTTTTCTCTGGAGGAGGTCCGGTCGGCGGAGGGGCGCTCCCCCTGGGAGGAATTCCTGGCCGACCCCAAAGGTCAAGACCCGCTGGAGGAACTCCTGGAAAAAGAAGATCTGGGGCGCCTGGCGGAGGCGATAGGCCGTCTGGAGGAGCGCCTGCAGCTCATCCTGGCCCTCTACTATCAGGAAGGGCTTACCCTCAGGGAGATAGGCGAGGTGCTGGGGATCTCGGAGTCGCGCGTTTGCCAGCTCCATTCTCGGGCCTTAACCAAGCTAAGGGAAATTCTGGCAGAAGAAAGGGGGAAGGAGAAGAGTTGA
- a CDS encoding flagellar brake protein — protein MNSKLPELAVSQRIQVAREESEEYYVSTVEDITDDAIFIALPYRQRHPLLLEAGDRVKVLFPGKNECFCFSTTVKSRLEEEKVILYALALPSTIKRIQRRRDVRLYETMQVFFAPYREGEEPDFKPTLALDLSAGGIRIASPKPYEPGTTLWIKFSLPLRNEEFTLATPARVVRCEPVMLEGRKLYHLGMEFLNLSRSQKDKIFSYVFWRMMEQRRLR, from the coding sequence ATGAATTCGAAATTGCCGGAATTGGCAGTAAGTCAGCGCATCCAGGTTGCCCGGGAGGAAAGCGAAGAGTATTACGTCTCCACCGTAGAGGATATCACCGATGACGCCATCTTCATTGCCCTTCCCTACCGCCAGCGCCATCCCCTGCTGCTGGAAGCGGGGGATCGGGTGAAAGTGCTCTTTCCCGGGAAGAACGAGTGCTTCTGCTTTTCCACGACGGTCAAATCCCGACTGGAGGAGGAAAAGGTTATTCTTTACGCCTTGGCCCTGCCCTCGACCATCAAGCGCATTCAGCGGCGCCGGGACGTCAGGCTCTACGAGACCATGCAGGTCTTTTTCGCCCCTTACCGGGAAGGGGAGGAGCCGGATTTCAAGCCCACGCTGGCGCTGGATCTCAGCGCGGGGGGAATAAGAATCGCTTCGCCTAAGCCTTACGAGCCGGGTACCACCTTGTGGATAAAATTCAGCCTTCCCCTTCGCAACGAGGAGTTCACTTTAGCCACGCCAGCGCGGGTGGTGCGCTGCGAGCCGGTGATGCTGGAAGGAAGAAAGCTTTACCATCTGGGCATGGAGTTTCTCAACCTTTCGCGTAGCCAGAAGGACAAGATCTTCAGCTACGTTTTCTGGCGGATGATGGAGCAGCGGCGGCTACGTTAA
- a CDS encoding MinD/ParA family protein, with the protein MRDQAYKLKMLVNQKATSRSRVLAITSGKGGVGKTSLAVNLGILLAQRGKRVVLFDADLGLANAEVLLGVTPACTLYDYLYRGKRVEELINTGPGGLKFISGGSGIEELAQLDARGRARLLALLPYLQEQTDFLLVDTGAGIAEGVLSFVAAAEEVLLVLTPEPTSLTDAYALLKVLHRREIHPRVFLVVNRAGGAKEAEQTSLRLRAVCRHFLGWEPGYLGFLPEDRGMVQAAKEQRPLVLRFPFSPIVRQLEKIADELEGRKTSGKGVEQFFHRLAQLLFS; encoded by the coding sequence ATGCGCGACCAAGCGTACAAGCTTAAGATGCTGGTGAACCAAAAGGCAACCTCCAGGTCCCGCGTGCTAGCCATCACCTCCGGCAAGGGAGGGGTGGGCAAGACCAGCCTGGCGGTAAACTTGGGCATCTTGCTGGCGCAGCGGGGAAAGCGGGTCGTCCTCTTCGACGCTGATCTGGGGCTGGCCAACGCCGAGGTCTTGCTGGGGGTAACCCCTGCCTGCACCCTCTACGACTACCTCTATCGGGGAAAAAGGGTGGAGGAGTTGATAAACACCGGCCCGGGCGGGCTCAAGTTCATCTCCGGGGGATCGGGGATAGAGGAGCTGGCGCAGCTGGATGCCCGGGGGCGGGCGCGCCTCCTGGCCTTGCTCCCTTACCTCCAGGAGCAGACCGACTTCCTCCTGGTGGACACCGGCGCAGGCATAGCTGAGGGGGTGCTGAGCTTCGTGGCGGCGGCGGAGGAGGTCCTGCTGGTACTCACCCCTGAACCCACCTCCCTCACCGACGCCTACGCTCTGCTCAAGGTACTGCACCGGAGGGAAATCCATCCCCGGGTCTTTCTGGTGGTCAACCGGGCTGGCGGAGCAAAGGAGGCGGAGCAGACGAGTTTGCGCCTGCGGGCTGTCTGCCGGCACTTTCTGGGCTGGGAGCCCGGCTACTTGGGCTTCCTTCCCGAGGATAGGGGGATGGTGCAGGCGGCAAAGGAGCAGAGGCCTTTGGTGTTGCGCTTCCCCTTCTCTCCCATCGTCAGGCAGCTGGAGAAGATAGCTGACGAACTGGAAGGCAGGAAGACTTCGGGCAAAGGGGTGGAGCAGTTCTTCCACCGCTTGGCCCAACTACTTTTCAGCTAG